TTCGCTCGAGAGCGCACCACCGTCGCAGGGACTATCGTAAGTCGTGAAATCCACCGGCACAAATGGGCCCGAGGCAAACACCGTCGCAGTGATGACTCCAATGACGATGACCGACACGGCCCGGTGTGTGACCATACTGATTCTCCATATTGAAAGTAAACGAAATAAACATGTTGATGGGAGGCTGTGAAACCTAGGTGGCGGGTGGGTAGGAAGTCTCCATCTTTCCAAACTACTCTCTGCAGCGAAACTCGGCGGTAGAACAATGGAAAAGACGGTGGGCAGACTGAGTCTTCTGTACAGGAGATTCCTTCTCTACGGACAGAAAGTATATACAGATAGTCTAAAATGTCTCAGCTAGAATGCAGACTGCTAGGAAGGGGCGAGATGACGCACACGTGGTGCTCGAGCAATTGACCGATCAGACTTGTTCTTTCTGTGGAGACGGGCTGCTGACATCGGGCGAATATAAGGGCAATCAGGCAATTCTGTGCGAGAGCTGTGACACTCCCACTGTCCAACTGTGGTGACTCGATCGCTGTAGGCGATTGCTCTTGTAGCGGAGATCGATACCAAGGCTGCGCTTCGACGCGAGGAACGCGTTGGTTGCGTCCTCGAGTAGCGATGCCAAAGCCATCAAGACGCGATTGGTACTACTCTCGCGTACGCACTCGAGCAACAAATGAAACTCCGGTACTACGCAGAAGCTGACGTCGGGGTCGATCACCGTCGGACACTCGAGCTCCTCGAGTCGATTCACGAGGACCACGCGATTCCAGTCGAAGTCGTACAGGTCGATCCACAGCGAGCGCCGCCGGAGTTCGTCGGTGAAGCCGAGACCCGGTCACTCGAGGACGCCTGGGGTGATTTCACGTACAACAAGCCACTTCAGAAAGGGCTCGGCGGTGCCCCCTCCAAGCGGTATCGCGACCGAGAGGACATCGTGGGGAACGTCGGCATCGTCGTCGACGACGAGCTCGTGTGGGCAACGGAGTTCTGGGGGACCCACCACGGCTGGGGGAACGTCGACCCGACGGAAACTGCCATTGGCTTTCTCGAGGAAGTCGAGGCGAGGGGGACGCCCACAGTGGCCGAGCGGGTCCCACTTGAAGACTGGTCGTGGTCACCCGACTCGTCCGGTTCCGGTTCCCATTCCGAGTCTCGAGACGGGGACACCACCGACGTGTCCGCCGCCGAGATTCACGAGCCAACCCGCGATGCGATTCGAGATCTTTGTACCGCACAGTCGTTCCAGCGCGGGGTCTCCTATTTCGAAGACGGGCGTATACGGGACCTCACGATTGAGGGATCTGAAGTAACTGCAAAGGTACGGGGGAGCCGGGAATATCGAACAACGGTGGACCTCGCTGCCGAGATCTTCGATGGCTGGTGTTCCTGTCCGTACGACTACGCCGGTGACTGCAAACACATCGTCGCTGTGTTGCTGGCGGTACGAGACCGATACGACGAGCTGGTCGAGCAGTTCCAAGATCAGGGGGAAACGATTCCAGACGAACCATCGAGTACGTCGAAGTCCGGGGCCCTCGAGCAGGCGGGAGCGGGCGACGATCTCGAGTCAGCACTCGAGACCGCGGATGTCGAGACGCTTCAGGGCTTTCTGCGTTCGATCCTCGCCGACAACGAGTCTCTTCGAGAGCGGTTTCTCGCGACAGTCGGCCAGCCGGTCGAGAAGAGTGTCGCCGACTACAAGCGAGATATTGACCGCCGGTTCGAGAACGCCACCAACCGCCGCGGGATCGTCGAGTACGACACCCATCTCGAGTTCACTGACTACGACGACCTCGCAGCGACTTATCGGGAGAACCGTGAGTACGAGCGTGCCCTCGAGATTTACCAGGCTCTGTCGGAGGCGATACGCGAGAATCTGGAACGAATCGATGACAGTGGTGGCCACTACGGTCTCCAACTCGAGTCTGCCATCGATGCCTACGCCGCGTGTCTTTGCGAGGCAGAGTTCGACGCCGAGACGAGGCATGAGCACCTCGAGTATCTTTACGAGCAGTACAGAACTGCTGAGTTCCGTTTTGTCCGTGACTACTACGACGACGCGCTCCGTGAGGTGTGTCCCACAGCTGATGACCTCGAGTACCTGCTCTCGCTCGTGCAATCTAACCTTCCAGCGCTGGATGGTATCGCCAGTGACGAGACGGAAGCAGTCGCTACAGCCGAGTCCGGCTCAGAAAGTGAGACATCGCAGGCAGATATCGACGATGCCGTCGAGACTGATGCGGGGCTTCCAGATCCAACCCAGTGGCGACTCGAGGTCGAGTTGTTCACCGGTGGCGAACTGGATGTCGACCACTTGGCTGTCGGTCCGCTCGAGGTGACGGACTTCGTCGGTGCGACGCTCACGACGATCCTCGAGGACATGGAGCCACGGCCGGGCGAGAACGCGGGGACAACCGGGTCTCGAGGTGGAGACGGTCGTCCTGAGGAGCAGCTAAATCTCTCCGTGGACGAGCAACAGCTCCTGTCGACGTATCTGTGGATCCTCGAGGACGTTTACACTGAGCGGAGCGAGTTCTATCAGCAATACGTCGACATGCTCCAAGCCGATGGGCAAGACGAGCGAGCACGGGAGGTCGTCGAGAACGGACTGGAGGAGTTTCCATACGCTGTCGACGTGCATCAGCTGGCAGCCGAGTTTTACCAAGGACGCGACGATGAGCGCTATCGAGAGGTGTTGCGAACCCTGTTCATCCGCTTCGAAGGCTGGGACGCCTACGACGACCTGCGATCGGCCAGTTCTGCCGAGGAGTGGGAGTCGATCTCTCATGGATTACGAACCCAACTTGGCCGGATCGACCCCGACCGACTGATCGAACTGTATGTCCGCGAGGGCGACCTCGAGACGGCTTTCGAGAAGGTTTTGGAGAGTGACGACCTCGAGACGCTTCGGCGGTATCGAGAGCCCGTCGCCGAGGTCGATCCAGAAGCGTACCTCGAGGCGTACCGGGACCTGCTAGAACCGTATCTGGCGGCCGATACCGGACGCGACCACTACAAGACGGTTATCGAATATTTGCGAGACATGGAGGAACTCGGATTCGATACGGAACTGGCATCGTTCGTTGAGCATCTTCGTGAGAAACACTCGAACCGGCCGGCGTTTCTCGACGAACTCGAAGCGGCAGGACACTGAGTCGCTCCGTTACATCTTGATACAGCGAGAGAATCCCCTCCCCTTCCTGTGAGTGACGTGTGTTCGACGCTCTGTCGGAACCGAGGAGCGAACAAGGAGAGAGCGAATCGCGTAAGATCTGATTAGTAGGGATCGTACTTAGCCACAGGGATGACTTCCTGGACGTCATCCGTCCAGAACTGTTTCTCCGCCGTCGCGAACCGTCCTCCATGTTCTTGAGCAGAGGCAGCGATCAGTGCATCGAGTTGATCGACTGGTGCTCCTCGATCCTGGAGTTCTTCTTGTAAGTCGTGTGCCGCCATCGCAGTCTCCTCTGTTGTCTCGAGGATCTCCATCGAAGCGTTCACAGCCCGGGTGATTTCGTCCGGAGAAGCATCGATATACCCGTAGAGGCTACCCATGAGAGACTCAAAGAGGACGATCGAGGAGACTCCCCACCGACCCTGCTCGTACTCCTCGAGGAACACCTTTGCGTCATCTTTGCCACTCAGGTAGTCGCTCAACAGATTGTTATCGAGAACGAGCAGCGTCACTGCTCCAGTTCCTCGATGTGATCGTCCATCCGACTGCGCATCTCCTCCCGGATCTCATCCATTCCCTCGTCATCCGTGCTCGATGCGATCCCAAATCCAGCCCACTTATCGTCCGACGTGAGACGGATGATTACGTCGTTATAACTCTCATCATCGCCTTTAAAGAGATCTAAGCGAGATTTAGCCTCCTCCGAAAGTCGAATTGAGGTACTCATGTATGCACTTATGCATGCACGTCCGATAAGTATTTCTCCAGTATAATATGCTATCGCTGTCAACGACCCCACCCTATTTCGCTCACCCTGACGGGTTCGCTCGTTGAGGATGGGGCTTGTCCATGAACTCGGCCTCGAACCCTTCCGGGTGGGCGGTGAATCAGCCACTTGGCGTCACCGTTCCAGACTTCAGGGCAAGCTGACTGTTGCCCGTCCGCCGAGACGACTGTTGGCCCCGACGGACATACCGCATTCCGATATTCTTCGCCGCATTGTAGTCGGCGTTCGCTTCCGAATCACACTTCTGACACCGGAAGTCATTACGAGTCGGGCGATTGTCGTCTGCCGTGAATCCACATTCGGCGCATCGCTTCGACGTGTACGCCGATCCGACTTGCTTAACCGAGATGCCGACCGCTTCGGCTTTGTACTCCACCTGCTCGTAGAGCGTTCGGAACGCCCACATGTGCCCCCACGACGCACCTGTTCGGGCGCGGATGTGGGTCAAGTCCTCGAACGCGATAACGTCGCACTCATACCGGAGTGCTTCGTCTACGATGGCGTTCGACGCCTGATGGAGTACATCGCGGACGTATCGGCGTTCCCGGCCACTCGATTGTTCGAGCGTTCGGTGGGCACTTCTGGTTCCGGCCTGTTGGAGTCCGGCGCGTACCTTCTCAAACTCTCGGTGATTATGGGTTAACTCTCGCCCGCTGAAGAAGTAGGCAGTGCTGGTAACGGCGAGGTTTTCGATACCAAGGTCAACCCCGAGGACCGTTCCGTCCTCGGCGGTGTTCCGTTCGGTATCGTTCTTGGGTCGACGAAATCCGATATGCAAGAAGTAGTCGCCGTTACGGGCGGTGAGTGTACTTTCGGTGAGGCACCATATCTCCGAGTTGAGGTATGCCGCTGGTATCCATCGTCGGCGTCGGGGAGGGCAAGCGGACACCGGACGCGGTTCTCGGTGGTGGAGAGGGACACGGTGTCGTCGTCAAACAACGTCGTCGTCCGGGTGTCGTACTTCACCGTGGGTGCGGTGAAGGTCGGTTTGCTCACTTTCTTGCTTTTGGACCGACGTTCGATACAACCGGTGATGGATTGTGCGGCTTGGTGGGTGGCGAGAATCGCGTGTTGACTACCAAGATCGGTGTGTTCGCGCACGTCGTCGTAGGCGAGGGGTTGCACGTCGCTTTTGGCATTGCACTTGCCCCACGCCATGTCGGCGGCGATTTGGCAACCACGCTTCCACTCGGAGATAGTATCTTCGAGAAGGTTGCGCTGCTCGTTCGTGACTTCAAGACGAGTGATTGCCGTCCGACGCACGTAGTCGTCCGCCACAGCTTCAATGTAGAGTTTAGATTACTCATAGTCAGATGTTTGTAACCGATCCGAACGCGCTCCTCCCCTCCCTACTCACTCGCTTCGCTCGTTCCTTGACGAAGGGGACTCCGCGCTACCGCTTCAGTTGAAACAGCACCAGTTCACTTCGAAAGCGTATCGAGTTTCTGAACAATTTTCGTGTAGACATTAGGAGCGCAATACCACCCCTCGTCGATCATCTTATCGATCGCAGTTCGTGCGTCGTCGACATCGATCGCGTCCTGCTTCGCGAGTTTCAGGATGAGATACGCCGTGCCCCGAGTTGTGATTCCCTCGGCCGCGGCGACGTCACGACCATACGTCTCATCCATCACAGCCACACCGTCATACGAATCGGCACAGGCAAGGACGGTGACGTCAGCGTCACTGAGATTACTATTGTTTTGGAGCCGTGACAGCAACGGGGTGGTTTCAACCGCCACGACTTCGAATTGGTCAGCGTCGACACTTCGCTCGATACGACGGGCGTCCGGATATCCTTCGTCAATGCCGGTTGTGACAACTTCCTCGTAGACTCGCTCAGGAATCACACACGAGGCTTCGAGGTGTTGGGCGAGCGTGAGTCGATCAACCTTTGCGAGATAGATGAGCGGCGTCGCGTCGAAGACCCACATTCACAGCGCCTCGAGATCTGCATCAAGATGATCGTCCGCCACCCAGGTGATGTCACGCTCTTTAGCGAGCTGAGCAAAATCCCAGACGGACATCCCTGCCATCTCAGCCGCTTTACTGAATGTGATGGTTCCAGCTGCAAGTTGGTCGAGTGCTTGTTCGCGTCGCCACTCTTCGAGGCCCTCGGAGAGCAGCTTCCGAACGGCCGTACTCCGGTCGAGGTTCTCGTCCTCAAGATACGCGTCGAGTTCAGTCTCCAACTCATCGGGCACACGTGCCGAGATCGATCCCATACTGTTTACATAGTATACAAAGTATACAAATGTTTCGGCGCCTCAACCCTCCCGAAAGAGGCGACGTTCCCCTTCAAGAAACTGTCGAGCAGTTCAAACACTGCGCCAACACCGCGAGCGAATGGTGCTGGCACGGGCGTCACCAGATTCCGGAGGAATCTGGTTGCCAACCAGAAACGCCGCGCGTTTCTGGTGACGACGACGGCTACCACGTCACTTCCAAAGCGAAAGCAGAACGCGCCCTCTAGACTGACTCCGCGACGAAACCGACCTCACCGCGAATCTCGTCCAAAAAGGGATTCGCAGGGCGGTCGAAGCCGTCAAAAGCGGAGTCTCTCGTCTCGAACGCGGTGAGAACACATCGTAACCGCACTTTTCTGCCGATAGCGCGGTGTACGACAAGCGGAGTGCGACGTTCCACCGCGACCACGTTCGCTGTCACAGGTAGATGGGCGCATTGAGTGCGATTACCAAGTGAGACCTTGGTAGACAATCCCTTCCCGATGCTCGATACATCGTCGGCCATCGATGACAACAGGGGTCGTCATCTCGTCGAATTCGGTATCGAGGTCGCTGAATTCGTCCCAGTCGGTGACGACGAGCGTACCGTCTGCGCCACGAAGCGACTCTGCAGCGGTCTGCGCGTAGTCAATATCAGGGAACCGTTCGGCCATGTTGTCGATAGCGATCGGATCATACGCGACGACATCGGCTCCGTGACTCAGGAGTGACTCGATCACAGGGATCGCACGGGAGTTCCGGATATCGTCCGTCTGCGGTTTGAATGATAAGCCGAGAACCGCAATGCGTGCGCTCTGAAGATCAACATGGTTCTTGAGGAGGTTGATCATTCGTCTCGGTTGGCGGTCGTTAATCTCGACAGCAGCCTCGAGCAGTGCGGGATCGTAGTCTTCCTCGCGCGCTGCTGCGATGATCGCGTTCACATCCTTCGGGAAGCATGAGCCGCCCCAGCCGGCACCGCTGCGGAGGAATTGTTCTGAAATCCGATCATCGAGGCCGATGGCCTCCATCACTTCGTAGGCGTTGAGCCCGAACTCCTTGCAGATGTTTCCGAGGTCGTTGACGAGGCTGATCTTCGACGCGAGGAACGCGTTGTTGGCGTACTTGATCATCGCGGCCGTCTGGGGGTCAGTTTCGACGACTGGCGTCTCGGCGTCGAGTACCGGCTCGAATACCTCGTGGAGGCGGTTCGATGCCCACTCAGAGTTCGTGCCAAAGACGAGCTTGTCGGGATTTTGGAAGTCGATGACTGCGCTTCCCTCTCGAAGGAACTCGGGGTTCATGCCTACTTCGACGGCGTCGTTGTCATCGGCGCCATTGCGGATCGCCGGTTCGAGTTGCTCTGGAATACTTGGCGGCGTCACCGTACTCTTGATCACAACGAGATGGCGCTCTGATTTCTCGCGGAGTGCCTCGCCGGTCGCCTCGGCGGCTGCTTCTAATGCACCGAGATCGATACTGCCGTCGTCGTTCGACGGCGTGCCGATCGCCAGAAAAGTTACATCCGACTCAGGGACAGCGTCGTAGGAGGTCGTCGCCGTGAGGCGGTCACCGGCGTGGGTCTCGAGAAGGTCATCCAGGCCGGGTTCAGTGATCGGTGCTTGGCCGTCGTTGAGTGTCGCGACGATCTCCTCGTCGATATCGATCGCGGTCACTTCGTGGCCGAACTCAGCAAAACAGGCAGCGATCGTCGTTCCGACGTAGCCGCTCCCGATGACAGTGATATGCATTACCTGAACCAGCCGCTTCCGCGTAAATCATCCTTGTGATCACTGGTTCCGTGTGATCTCGAGCAGGTCTTTGCAGTGTTGGCTTTGACTATTCGATAACCAGAAAAGCCATACGGATAGAATTATCATTTGAGACGTAATGAAAGCAGTCGTTCTCGCTGCGGGGGAGGGAACGCGGCTCCGGCCGCTCACGGAAGACAAACCCAAAGGGATGGTCGAGGTCGACGGCAAACCGATTCTCACGCACTGTTTCGACAATCTTGTCGATCTCGGTGCGGACGAGTTCGTCGTGGTCGTCGGCTACCTCAAGGAGAAGATCATCGACCACTACGGCGACGAGTACCGCGGCGTGCCGATCACGTATGCCCACCAGCGCGAACAGAAGGGACTCGCACACGCACTGTTGACCGTCGAAGAGTACGTCGACGACGACTTCATGCTAATCCTCGGGGACAATATCTTCAACGCGAATCTCGAGGATGTTGTCCGGCGCCAGCAAGAGGATCGTGCGGATGCAGCGTTCCTCGTCGAAGAGGTGCCGTGGGAGGAGGCGTCGCGCTATGGGGTCTGTGATACCAACAAGTACGGCGAGATCACAGACGTCGTCGAGAAACCCGAGGAGCCGCCATCGAATCTGGTGATGACTGGGTTCTATACGTTTACGCCGGCGATCTTCTCCGCTTGCGAATTGGTCCAGCCCTCCAATCGCGGCGAATACGAGATTAGCG
The sequence above is a segment of the Natrinema sp. HArc-T2 genome. Coding sequences within it:
- the aglF gene encoding UTP--glucose-1-phosphate uridylyltransferase AglF; translated protein: MKAVVLAAGEGTRLRPLTEDKPKGMVEVDGKPILTHCFDNLVDLGADEFVVVVGYLKEKIIDHYGDEYRGVPITYAHQREQKGLAHALLTVEEYVDDDFMLILGDNIFNANLEDVVRRQQEDRADAAFLVEEVPWEEASRYGVCDTNKYGEITDVVEKPEEPPSNLVMTGFYTFTPAIFSACELVQPSNRGEYEISEAIDLLIQSGRTIDAIGLEGWRIDVGYPEDRDEAEQRLQEESEAAVAAISD
- a CDS encoding UPF0175 family protein, yielding MGSISARVPDELETELDAYLEDENLDRSTAVRKLLSEGLEEWRREQALDQLAAGTITFSKAAEMAGMSVWDFAQLAKERDITWVADDHLDADLEAL
- a CDS encoding PIN domain-containing protein, which translates into the protein MTLLVLDNNLLSDYLSGKDDAKVFLEEYEQGRWGVSSIVLFESLMGSLYGYIDASPDEITRAVNASMEILETTEETAMAAHDLQEELQDRGAPVDQLDALIAASAQEHGGRFATAEKQFWTDDVQEVIPVAKYDPY
- a CDS encoding antitoxin VapB family protein, which codes for MSTSIRLSEEAKSRLDLFKGDDESYNDVIIRLTSDDKWAGFGIASSTDDEGMDEIREEMRSRMDDHIEELEQ
- a CDS encoding SWIM zinc finger domain-containing protein — its product is MKLRYYAEADVGVDHRRTLELLESIHEDHAIPVEVVQVDPQRAPPEFVGEAETRSLEDAWGDFTYNKPLQKGLGGAPSKRYRDREDIVGNVGIVVDDELVWATEFWGTHHGWGNVDPTETAIGFLEEVEARGTPTVAERVPLEDWSWSPDSSGSGSHSESRDGDTTDVSAAEIHEPTRDAIRDLCTAQSFQRGVSYFEDGRIRDLTIEGSEVTAKVRGSREYRTTVDLAAEIFDGWCSCPYDYAGDCKHIVAVLLAVRDRYDELVEQFQDQGETIPDEPSSTSKSGALEQAGAGDDLESALETADVETLQGFLRSILADNESLRERFLATVGQPVEKSVADYKRDIDRRFENATNRRGIVEYDTHLEFTDYDDLAATYRENREYERALEIYQALSEAIRENLERIDDSGGHYGLQLESAIDAYAACLCEAEFDAETRHEHLEYLYEQYRTAEFRFVRDYYDDALREVCPTADDLEYLLSLVQSNLPALDGIASDETEAVATAESGSESETSQADIDDAVETDAGLPDPTQWRLEVELFTGGELDVDHLAVGPLEVTDFVGATLTTILEDMEPRPGENAGTTGSRGGDGRPEEQLNLSVDEQQLLSTYLWILEDVYTERSEFYQQYVDMLQADGQDERAREVVENGLEEFPYAVDVHQLAAEFYQGRDDERYREVLRTLFIRFEGWDAYDDLRSASSAEEWESISHGLRTQLGRIDPDRLIELYVREGDLETAFEKVLESDDLETLRRYREPVAEVDPEAYLEAYRDLLEPYLAADTGRDHYKTVIEYLRDMEELGFDTELASFVEHLREKHSNRPAFLDELEAAGH
- a CDS encoding DUF3368 domain-containing protein, with protein sequence MWVFDATPLIYLAKVDRLTLAQHLEASCVIPERVYEEVVTTGIDEGYPDARRIERSVDADQFEVVAVETTPLLSRLQNNSNLSDADVTVLACADSYDGVAVMDETYGRDVAAAEGITTRGTAYLILKLAKQDAIDVDDARTAIDKMIDEGWYCAPNVYTKIVQKLDTLSK
- a CDS encoding HVO_A0556 family zinc finger protein — its product is MQTARKGRDDAHVVLEQLTDQTCSFCGDGLLTSGEYKGNQAILCESCDTPTVQLW
- the aglM gene encoding UDP-glucose 6-dehydrogenase AglM, translated to MHITVIGSGYVGTTIAACFAEFGHEVTAIDIDEEIVATLNDGQAPITEPGLDDLLETHAGDRLTATTSYDAVPESDVTFLAIGTPSNDDGSIDLGALEAAAEATGEALREKSERHLVVIKSTVTPPSIPEQLEPAIRNGADDNDAVEVGMNPEFLREGSAVIDFQNPDKLVFGTNSEWASNRLHEVFEPVLDAETPVVETDPQTAAMIKYANNAFLASKISLVNDLGNICKEFGLNAYEVMEAIGLDDRISEQFLRSGAGWGGSCFPKDVNAIIAAAREEDYDPALLEAAVEINDRQPRRMINLLKNHVDLQSARIAVLGLSFKPQTDDIRNSRAIPVIESLLSHGADVVAYDPIAIDNMAERFPDIDYAQTAAESLRGADGTLVVTDWDEFSDLDTEFDEMTTPVVIDGRRCIEHREGIVYQGLTW